One window of Candidatus Palauibacter scopulicola genomic DNA carries:
- the murQ gene encoding N-acetylmuramic acid 6-phosphate etherase: MDPRLTEGRNPRTRAIDRADSATIVRMIQAEDRAVPEAVASQADALARVIDDVVARFRRGGRLVYVGAGTSGRLGVLDAAECPPTFGVDPGLVQAIIAGGSGALVRSAEGAEDSRSGGAEAVRAFGVSPADLVLGIAMSGTTPYVLGALAEAASRGAGTGFLGCTAPPAEVAELAEHLILPLVGPEVIAGSTRLKAGTATKLVLNTITTGAMIRSGRVFENLMVDLRARSAKLVDRGLRIFVTLTGASREEARRALIRTGGAVKTALAMHALGVDRATAERYLDCADGFLGVAVERFGGPERPGYGGYPAAPGRPDGAALLAQLGAGPARLAAARAAGAAAEANGQRIPAPRTAWTPAQHAAHLADFERSAVRPRVQRWLAADPGGSLPTFEDWTASPDPPERGFETGVAAFSAERAATVAAVVDGPEPAGAALARRARIGSETLTLYQFLRGVAQHDAAHETRLRERVHPALLAEADG; the protein is encoded by the coding sequence TTGGATCCCCGTCTGACCGAGGGTCGCAATCCGCGTACCCGCGCCATCGATCGTGCGGACAGCGCGACGATCGTCCGCATGATACAGGCGGAGGACCGCGCGGTGCCGGAGGCCGTCGCCTCGCAGGCGGATGCGCTCGCACGCGTCATCGATGACGTCGTGGCGCGCTTCCGTCGCGGCGGGCGGCTCGTCTACGTCGGTGCCGGGACGAGCGGCCGCCTCGGCGTGCTCGACGCGGCGGAGTGTCCGCCTACGTTCGGTGTGGATCCGGGCCTCGTGCAGGCCATCATTGCCGGAGGCTCCGGGGCGCTCGTGCGGAGCGCCGAGGGGGCGGAGGATTCCCGGAGCGGAGGGGCCGAGGCGGTCCGGGCATTCGGCGTCTCGCCTGCGGATCTCGTGCTCGGGATCGCGATGTCGGGCACCACGCCGTACGTCCTCGGGGCGCTGGCGGAGGCGGCGTCGCGCGGGGCGGGGACGGGATTTCTCGGATGCACCGCTCCGCCCGCGGAGGTCGCGGAACTGGCGGAGCACCTCATCCTGCCGCTCGTCGGGCCGGAAGTCATCGCCGGTTCGACCCGCCTGAAGGCGGGGACGGCGACGAAGCTCGTGCTCAACACGATCACCACCGGGGCGATGATCCGCAGCGGTCGCGTGTTCGAGAATCTCATGGTCGACCTCCGCGCGCGATCCGCGAAGCTCGTCGACCGCGGGCTCCGCATTTTCGTCACGCTCACGGGGGCATCGCGCGAGGAAGCGCGCCGCGCGCTGATCCGTACGGGCGGCGCGGTGAAGACGGCGCTCGCGATGCATGCGCTGGGCGTCGACCGCGCCACGGCCGAGCGATACCTCGACTGCGCGGACGGCTTTCTGGGCGTCGCGGTCGAGCGCTTCGGCGGCCCGGAGCGTCCCGGTTACGGTGGCTACCCGGCGGCGCCGGGCCGGCCAGACGGCGCGGCGCTGCTCGCGCAACTGGGCGCCGGGCCGGCCCGTCTCGCCGCCGCCCGCGCCGCGGGCGCCGCGGCCGAAGCGAACGGGCAGCGCATCCCCGCGCCTCGAACCGCGTGGACGCCGGCCCAGCACGCCGCGCACCTGGCGGATTTCGAGCGGAGCGCCGTGCGGCCGCGAGTCCAACGGTGGCTTGCTGCCGATCCGGGAGGGTCCCTCCCGACATTCGAGGACTGGACGGCGAGCCCCGATCCGCCCGAACGCGGCTTCGAGACGGGCGTCGCCGCCTTCTCCGCCGAGCGGGCCGCCACGGTGGCTGCCGTGGTCGATGGTCCGGAGCCGGCCGGGGCGGCTCTCGCCCGTCGCGCCCGCATCGGCTCCGAGACGTTGACGTTGTATCAGTTTCTGCGGGGCGTGGCGCAGCACGACGCCGCGCACGAAACGAGGCTGCGGGAGCGTGTGCACCCGGCGCTGCTGGCCGAGGCGGACGGGTGA
- a CDS encoding glycoside hydrolase family 3 N-terminal domain-containing protein, producing the protein MTRSDVDPARVVIEALRLDRWSPDEVERRADRALALGVGGFILFGGDADRVGRLVERIRDDAARPLWIGADLERGAGQQIRGLIELPPPAALASRPRPDAAVAAAGRVTACEALSVGINWVIAPVLDLDAEPDNPIIATRSFGADPRRVGELGVRWIDACQSTGAAACAKHFPGHGRTTEDSHIGLPSIDVSAELLDEDLAPFAAAADRVASVMVAHVAYPALGGERAATVEPKIVSGLLRGRLGFEGVVSTDAMIMGGAGSDDASAAVEAVAAGCDLICYPTDAEATVTSLARAGDDPLFAARLEEASARSARNCPPSAPASRPEFEPVAFARDTITGDVEVLRSWRPRAPTRVVGVSDDPDVGPPAGRAGALGTIVAEDLRAAGWRVTDSSDAGQCIVVLAATPRGWKGRGAPAADVVERTRALVRSARRGLVVLLGHRRWLDVLGVPGICAWSTETVMERAAADWLRLAAGAAAGAPPGRGDR; encoded by the coding sequence GTGACCCGATCCGACGTGGACCCGGCCCGGGTCGTCATCGAAGCGCTCCGGCTCGATCGCTGGTCTCCGGATGAAGTGGAGCGGCGTGCGGACCGGGCGCTTGCCCTTGGGGTGGGCGGGTTCATCCTGTTCGGCGGCGACGCGGATCGCGTCGGTCGCCTGGTCGAGCGAATCCGCGACGACGCGGCGCGGCCGCTCTGGATCGGGGCGGACCTGGAGCGGGGCGCGGGCCAGCAGATCCGGGGCCTGATCGAGTTGCCGCCGCCCGCGGCACTCGCGTCCCGGCCGCGTCCCGACGCGGCCGTCGCGGCGGCGGGGCGCGTCACGGCTTGTGAAGCGCTGTCCGTCGGGATCAACTGGGTGATCGCGCCGGTGCTCGATCTGGATGCCGAACCTGACAATCCGATCATTGCCACGCGCAGTTTCGGTGCGGACCCGCGGCGCGTCGGAGAGCTGGGTGTCCGCTGGATCGACGCCTGCCAATCCACCGGCGCCGCAGCCTGCGCGAAGCACTTTCCCGGTCACGGCAGGACGACCGAGGACTCGCATATCGGACTCCCCTCCATCGATGTCTCCGCCGAACTGCTCGATGAAGATCTGGCGCCCTTCGCGGCCGCAGCGGACCGGGTCGCCAGCGTGATGGTGGCGCACGTCGCCTATCCGGCGCTCGGCGGCGAACGGGCGGCGACGGTGGAGCCGAAGATCGTCTCGGGACTCCTTCGCGGACGGCTGGGTTTCGAAGGCGTCGTGAGCACGGATGCCATGATCATGGGCGGCGCCGGCTCCGACGATGCGAGCGCCGCCGTCGAGGCGGTCGCCGCGGGGTGCGATCTCATCTGCTATCCGACCGACGCCGAGGCGACGGTCACGTCGCTGGCGCGGGCCGGCGACGACCCGCTCTTCGCCGCCAGGCTGGAGGAGGCCTCGGCCCGTTCGGCCCGCAACTGTCCGCCCTCCGCCCCCGCGTCGCGGCCGGAGTTCGAACCGGTCGCGTTCGCCCGCGATACGATCACGGGGGATGTGGAGGTCCTGCGCAGTTGGAGGCCGCGGGCGCCGACGAGGGTCGTCGGGGTGTCGGACGACCCGGATGTCGGCCCGCCGGCCGGCCGCGCCGGAGCGTTGGGCACGATCGTCGCCGAAGACCTGCGCGCGGCCGGCTGGCGGGTCACGGACAGTTCCGATGCCGGACAGTGCATCGTCGTGCTCGCCGCGACGCCGCGCGGCTGGAAGGGCCGGGGCGCACCCGCGGCCGACGTCGTTGAGCGGACGCGCGCCCTCGTCCGCTCCGCCCGCCGCGGCCTCGTCGTCCTGCTCGGCCACCGCCGCTGGCTCGATGTGCTGGGCGTCCCCGGCATCTGCGCGTGGTCCACCGAAACGGTGATGGAACGAGCCGCCGCGGACTGGCTGCGCCTGGCGGCCGGCGCGGCGGCGGGGGCGCCGCCCGGCCGAGGGGACCGTTGA
- a CDS encoding vitamin B12-dependent ribonucleotide reductase produces the protein MNPPDVAVREGASTSAPVRGEMRMGSNARPADLAEPGLAENARTVLARRYLKKNDRGEPIEGPRDLFWRVADVVASQDGRYGATDEAILERTERFYHLMADGIFEPNSPTLMNAGRPLGQLSACFVLPVPDSLDGIYETLRDMALIHQSGGGTGFGFSRLRPSGDVVKSTMGVASGPVSFMEVYDASTEAVKQGGTRRGANMGILRVDHPDIRHFIGCKADKTRITNFNISVGVTDAFMAAVRAGSDYDLISPRTGDVVDQLNAGEVFSSIISSAWRNGEPGVFFIDEANRYNPVPHLGDYEATNPCGEQPLLAYDVCNLGSINVGYFVDDRGRIDWDGLGQAVHASTRFLDNVIDANRYPLPKIEDLSQRIRRVGLGIMGWADMLVRIGEPYGSERAVELACELMAFVDEESKVESERLAAERGVFPEWERSIWGPDETCARDADGNRIRPERRLRNCNLTTVAPTGTISIIAGCSSGIEPLFAVAFMRNQAGVLMPDVNPDFVRRAKEGGWYSEELMQRIADEGHIHFDEVPGDVQGIFVTAHDVPPEQHIRMQAAFQAHCDSAISKTCNFATTATEEDVRKIYEMAYELRCKGVTVYRDGSRDEQVLSTGSTAKDVQRQTSESGSAIAADGVQLEAVDVEPGFAGDLADTLTRLAAAEAQNDELQEHNRKLENAVEQKERRITELEGSRMRRVERRQRPAVLRGHTRQIESPLGTMYVTINEDDQGRPFEVFVALGKTGGAAMADAEAIGRLCSLALRSGVSLRDVHKQLRGISSDRAVGLGASKVLSGPDAIAQVIERYLEEKEGIQQTLPIEDVETARRKNTNGGARSAQRPVIERYQESAARLFLGACSECGSSLAFEEGCAKCYACGYSECG, from the coding sequence ATGAATCCACCGGATGTGGCGGTGCGGGAGGGCGCGTCGACGAGCGCCCCGGTACGGGGTGAGATGCGGATGGGATCCAATGCCAGGCCGGCCGACCTCGCCGAGCCCGGACTTGCCGAGAACGCGCGGACCGTGCTGGCGCGCCGGTATCTGAAGAAGAACGACCGTGGGGAGCCCATCGAGGGGCCGCGCGACCTCTTCTGGCGCGTGGCCGATGTCGTCGCGTCGCAGGATGGCCGCTACGGGGCGACGGACGAAGCGATCCTCGAACGCACGGAGCGCTTCTATCACCTGATGGCCGACGGCATCTTCGAGCCGAACAGCCCTACGCTCATGAACGCCGGGCGTCCTCTCGGGCAACTCTCCGCGTGCTTCGTGCTTCCCGTTCCGGACAGTCTCGACGGCATCTACGAGACGCTGCGGGACATGGCCCTCATCCATCAGAGCGGTGGCGGCACCGGGTTCGGTTTCAGTCGCCTTCGTCCGTCCGGTGATGTCGTCAAGTCGACGATGGGCGTGGCGAGCGGCCCGGTCAGTTTCATGGAGGTCTACGATGCCTCGACCGAGGCCGTGAAGCAGGGCGGCACGCGGCGGGGCGCGAACATGGGCATCCTGCGCGTCGATCACCCGGACATCCGCCATTTCATCGGGTGCAAGGCGGACAAGACCCGGATCACGAATTTCAACATCTCGGTCGGCGTGACCGACGCCTTCATGGCGGCGGTCCGGGCGGGTTCGGACTACGATCTCATCAGCCCGCGGACCGGCGATGTCGTGGACCAGCTGAACGCCGGCGAGGTGTTCTCGAGCATCATCTCCAGCGCGTGGCGGAACGGCGAGCCCGGAGTCTTCTTCATCGACGAGGCGAACCGCTACAACCCGGTCCCGCACCTCGGCGACTACGAAGCCACGAACCCCTGCGGCGAACAGCCGCTGCTCGCCTACGACGTATGCAATCTCGGCTCGATCAACGTGGGCTATTTCGTCGACGATCGGGGTCGGATCGACTGGGACGGGCTCGGCCAGGCCGTCCACGCATCGACCCGTTTCCTCGACAACGTGATCGATGCCAACCGCTACCCGCTCCCGAAGATCGAAGATCTGTCGCAGCGGATCCGCCGTGTCGGCCTCGGGATCATGGGATGGGCCGACATGCTCGTAAGAATCGGCGAACCCTACGGTTCCGAGCGCGCGGTCGAACTCGCGTGCGAGTTGATGGCGTTCGTTGACGAGGAATCCAAGGTCGAGTCCGAACGGCTGGCCGCCGAGCGCGGCGTCTTTCCCGAGTGGGAGCGATCGATCTGGGGTCCGGACGAGACCTGCGCCCGGGACGCCGACGGCAATCGGATCCGCCCCGAACGCCGGCTCCGCAACTGCAACCTGACAACGGTCGCACCGACGGGGACCATTTCGATCATTGCGGGGTGTTCAAGCGGGATCGAACCGCTGTTCGCGGTCGCGTTCATGAGGAATCAGGCAGGCGTGCTGATGCCGGATGTGAATCCGGACTTCGTGCGCCGTGCGAAGGAAGGGGGTTGGTATTCCGAGGAGCTGATGCAGCGCATCGCCGACGAGGGCCACATCCACTTCGATGAAGTGCCGGGGGATGTCCAGGGGATCTTCGTCACGGCGCACGATGTTCCGCCCGAGCAGCACATTCGCATGCAGGCGGCGTTTCAGGCGCACTGCGACTCCGCCATCTCGAAGACGTGCAACTTTGCGACGACCGCCACGGAGGAGGACGTGCGCAAGATCTACGAGATGGCGTACGAGTTGCGGTGCAAGGGGGTCACCGTCTACCGCGATGGGTCGCGTGACGAGCAGGTGCTGTCGACGGGCAGCACGGCGAAGGATGTCCAGCGTCAGACGAGTGAGAGCGGTTCGGCCATCGCGGCGGACGGAGTCCAGCTCGAAGCCGTCGATGTGGAGCCCGGGTTCGCCGGAGATCTCGCGGACACGCTGACCCGGCTCGCCGCCGCGGAGGCGCAGAACGACGAACTGCAGGAGCATAACCGGAAGCTCGAGAATGCCGTCGAGCAGAAGGAGCGGCGGATCACCGAACTCGAAGGTTCCAGAATGCGCCGCGTCGAGAGGCGGCAGCGGCCTGCCGTGCTGCGGGGTCACACCCGGCAGATCGAATCGCCGCTGGGTACGATGTACGTGACGATCAACGAGGACGACCAGGGGCGCCCGTTCGAGGTCTTCGTCGCCCTCGGCAAGACGGGCGGGGCGGCGATGGCCGATGCGGAAGCCATCGGACGGCTCTGTTCGCTCGCCCTGCGCTCGGGGGTCTCGCTGCGAGATGTGCACAAGCAGTTGCGCGGGATCTCTTCCGACCGGGCCGTCGGACTCGGGGCCAGCAAGGTGCTCTCGGGCCCCGACGCGATCGCTCAGGTCATCGAACGCTATCTCGAGGAGAAGGAAGGGATTCAGCAGACGCTTCCCATCGAGGATGTCGAGACCGCCCGGAGGAAGAACACGAATGGGGGCGCCCGGTCGGCGCAACGCCCCGTGATCGAACGTTACCAGGAGTCGGCGGCCCGGCTCTTCCTCGGAGCGTGCTCGGAGTGCGGCAGCAGTCTCGCTTTTGAGGAAGGCTGCGCGAAGTGCTACGCTTGCGGCTACAGCGAGTGCGGCTGA
- a CDS encoding anhydro-N-acetylmuramic acid kinase — protein sequence MTLWVGVMSGTSLDGIDVAVVETAGDGERPADWRVVAFETEHYDSAARARIAGAITSGSAAAICALDFELGERIGAAVNRALASASLRPADIEAIGSHGQTVWHEPPEGARGGSTLQLGQPAVIVERTSCTVVSDFRVRDMAAGGEGAPLTAYTDWLLFRARESRAIQNIGGIGNVTALPAESSGATPQAYDTGPGVVLIDGAVEFLTEGRSRFDLDGEMARRGVAREDALADWLSDPFFSLPPPRSTGRERFSRDRLLEWLRRHAALSPEDTIATLTELTARTVADAYRWIEEPFAACYLSGGGARNPVLASRLEELLDPVPVHDLSALGLDPDAREAVAFALLARQHVLGYPANAPWATGARGPRLLGVRTAA from the coding sequence GTGACCCTCTGGGTCGGTGTGATGTCGGGGACTTCGCTGGACGGCATCGACGTTGCCGTCGTCGAGACGGCAGGCGACGGCGAGCGGCCGGCGGACTGGCGCGTCGTTGCTTTCGAGACGGAGCACTACGACAGCGCCGCGCGCGCACGGATCGCGGGGGCCATCACTTCGGGGAGCGCCGCGGCGATCTGCGCGCTCGACTTCGAGCTGGGCGAGCGGATCGGCGCGGCCGTGAACCGGGCGTTGGCTTCCGCCTCGCTCCGGCCGGCCGACATCGAAGCCATCGGCAGCCACGGCCAGACCGTGTGGCATGAGCCGCCCGAAGGCGCCCGGGGAGGGTCGACGCTGCAACTCGGCCAGCCGGCGGTCATCGTCGAGCGCACCTCGTGCACGGTAGTGTCGGACTTTCGCGTGCGGGACATGGCGGCGGGCGGGGAAGGCGCGCCGCTCACGGCGTACACCGACTGGCTCCTCTTCCGCGCGCGGGAATCACGCGCGATTCAGAACATCGGCGGTATTGGCAACGTGACGGCGCTCCCCGCCGAATCCAGCGGGGCGACGCCGCAGGCCTACGACACCGGTCCCGGGGTCGTGCTCATCGATGGGGCGGTCGAGTTCCTTACGGAAGGGCGATCCCGCTTCGATCTCGATGGGGAGATGGCGCGGCGCGGCGTCGCGAGGGAGGACGCGCTCGCCGATTGGCTGAGCGATCCCTTCTTCAGTCTGCCCCCGCCGCGGTCGACGGGACGCGAGCGCTTCTCGCGGGACCGGCTGCTGGAATGGCTGCGGCGACACGCCGCGCTCTCGCCCGAAGACACGATCGCCACCCTGACGGAACTCACGGCGCGCACGGTCGCGGACGCCTACCGCTGGATCGAGGAGCCGTTTGCGGCGTGCTATCTCAGTGGCGGCGGAGCCCGGAACCCGGTGCTTGCATCGCGGCTGGAGGAGCTGCTGGATCCGGTGCCCGTCCACGATCTGTCCGCCCTCGGCCTCGACCCGGACGCCCGCGAGGCCGTCGCCTTCGCGCTCCTGGCGAGGCAGCACGTGCTCGGGTATCCGGCCAACGCGCCGTGGGCCACGGGTGCGCGCGGCCCCCGCCTGCTCGGAGTGCGGACCGCCGCGTGA
- a CDS encoding ABC transporter ATP-binding protein: MRSLTALLPYFRPYRVGIAAGLTLVIMSNLFTVAGPWVLKMAVDALERELRTDLILRYALVLTAISVVAGATRFWMRKLLNGLSRRMETDIRGALFAHLLRLPPQFFDAWRTGDLVSRATNDVQAVRMVAGPAIMYAVNTATVATLALGLMIWIDPMLTLWAMIPMVVLPPIVFVFGRQIHERFERIQAQFSEISNFAQENLAGTRIVKAYVREEAQARRFETLNRDYKSRNLSLARVWGLFHPSLMFFAGLGAVVVLWFGGGQVIRGAITLGDFVAFSFYLTMLMWPMIALGWVTNLFQRGAASMGRLNELFDIVPAVRDPESPVSLGSVRGAIEFDDVSFRYPGTERDVLRNISFRIEPGQTVAIVGATASGKSTLAALIPRLYDVTEGTIRLDGVDIRDLELGSLRDSMAFVPQEPFLFSMRLRTNIELLHGEKGAGEPVSDDLRSALAVSQLEKTLAILPDGIDTRLGERGINLSGGQKQRATLARAVHRDAPVLVLDDALSAVDSETETAILEALREYMSGRTSIIVSHRVSAVRTADMILVLGDGRLVERGRHEDLIAADGAYARLLRRQLVAEELERIEQRRVATA, from the coding sequence TTGAGATCGCTCACAGCGCTGCTACCCTACTTCCGTCCGTACCGCGTGGGAATCGCGGCCGGGCTTACGCTCGTGATCATGAGCAACCTGTTCACGGTCGCGGGCCCATGGGTGCTCAAGATGGCGGTCGACGCGCTGGAGAGGGAACTCCGCACCGACCTCATCCTGCGCTACGCCCTCGTGCTCACGGCGATTTCCGTCGTCGCCGGCGCGACGAGATTCTGGATGCGCAAGCTTCTCAACGGGCTGAGCCGCCGCATGGAGACAGATATCCGGGGCGCCCTCTTCGCGCACCTCCTCAGGCTCCCGCCGCAGTTCTTCGACGCCTGGCGGACGGGCGATCTCGTGAGTCGTGCGACGAACGACGTGCAGGCGGTCCGCATGGTCGCCGGACCCGCGATCATGTATGCGGTGAACACCGCCACCGTCGCGACGCTGGCGCTCGGGCTCATGATCTGGATCGACCCCATGCTCACGCTCTGGGCGATGATCCCGATGGTCGTCCTCCCCCCCATCGTGTTCGTCTTCGGCCGGCAGATTCACGAGCGCTTCGAGAGAATCCAGGCCCAGTTCTCGGAGATCTCCAACTTCGCCCAGGAGAACCTGGCGGGAACCCGCATCGTGAAGGCGTACGTGCGCGAGGAGGCCCAGGCCCGGCGTTTCGAGACCCTCAACCGGGACTACAAGTCGCGCAATCTCTCCCTCGCCCGCGTATGGGGGCTGTTCCACCCGTCGCTGATGTTCTTCGCCGGCCTCGGCGCCGTCGTCGTCCTGTGGTTCGGAGGCGGACAAGTCATCCGCGGCGCCATCACGCTCGGCGATTTCGTCGCCTTCTCCTTCTACCTCACGATGCTGATGTGGCCCATGATCGCGCTTGGCTGGGTCACGAACCTCTTTCAGCGTGGCGCCGCCTCGATGGGCCGCCTCAACGAACTGTTCGACATCGTTCCCGCGGTCCGCGACCCCGAGTCGCCGGTCTCGCTCGGGTCCGTGCGGGGCGCGATCGAGTTCGACGACGTTTCCTTCCGCTATCCGGGGACGGAGCGCGACGTGCTGCGGAACATCTCCTTCCGTATCGAACCGGGGCAGACCGTCGCCATCGTCGGCGCGACCGCGAGCGGCAAGTCCACGCTGGCCGCGCTCATCCCCCGTCTCTACGACGTGACGGAGGGGACGATTCGCCTGGATGGCGTGGATATCCGGGACCTCGAACTGGGCTCGCTGCGTGACTCGATGGCCTTCGTGCCGCAGGAGCCGTTCCTGTTCAGCATGCGACTGAGGACGAACATCGAACTCCTGCACGGCGAGAAGGGTGCGGGGGAGCCGGTCTCGGACGACCTCCGCAGCGCGCTCGCCGTATCGCAACTGGAGAAGACGCTGGCCATCCTTCCAGACGGGATCGACACGCGGCTGGGCGAACGCGGCATCAACCTCTCCGGCGGACAGAAACAGAGAGCCACGCTGGCCCGGGCGGTCCACCGGGACGCGCCGGTGCTCGTCCTGGACGATGCGCTGTCGGCCGTGGATTCGGAGACGGAAACCGCGATCCTGGAGGCTCTGCGGGAGTACATGTCCGGGCGCACCTCGATCATCGTGTCCCACCGCGTATCGGCGGTGCGCACGGCCGACATGATCCTGGTCCTCGGGGACGGACGCCTCGTGGAGCGCGGCAGGCACGAGGATCTGATCGCCGCCGACGGCGCCTACGCGCGCCTGCTGCGCCGGCAGCTCGTGGCCGAGGAACTCGAGCGCATCGAGCAGCGGCGCGTCGCAACCGCCTGA
- a CDS encoding sodium:solute symporter family protein has protein sequence MSPADWWIVAIYLALTFGVGLWLSRRARGSIVDFFVGGRALPWWLAGTSMAATTFSVDTPLYVSALIARRGIAGNWEWWSFGLSHLLLIYLFARLWRRAGIVTDVELTELRYGGRPAAVLRATRAFLFAVPINCISIGFVMLAMRKVVEALGLLPDLSGWMPGDERLWAVVALSIFVLAYASIAGLWGVVATDFFQFFLALFGAILVAAFALAEIGGIAELKAQLAAAGRSDVLGMVPRPGSEALPFGTFLAYLGIQWWAFRRSDGGGEFVQRLLACRTEADAERAAWWFVWLHYVVRAWPWVLVGLVAVVVFPDLADPDLGYPMLMLRYLPAGLLGLVVASFFAAFMSTVSTQINWGASYLVNDLYARFVDPDAPSARLVLLGRLASACIVAAATAAAFFADDIGALFRFMIAIGTGPGAVLILRWFWWRVNAWAELASMLAGFAIALCSYLPAFGAMEFGTRLALTAFGSAAVWLPVMWFTRPEDEATLLKFYRRVRPSGPGWRSIRERAGVAPDFPLHEGLLRTAGATLLLFGAMFALGAMLLLEPRTAALSAGVAALGGAGLWILRARR, from the coding sequence TTGAGTCCGGCCGACTGGTGGATCGTCGCGATCTACCTCGCGCTCACGTTCGGCGTCGGACTGTGGCTCTCGCGCCGGGCGCGCGGGAGCATCGTCGACTTCTTCGTCGGGGGACGCGCGCTGCCGTGGTGGCTCGCGGGCACGTCGATGGCCGCGACCACCTTCTCGGTGGATACGCCGCTCTATGTCTCGGCCCTCATCGCGCGCCGGGGCATCGCCGGCAACTGGGAATGGTGGTCCTTCGGCCTCTCCCACCTCCTTCTCATCTACCTCTTCGCGCGTCTGTGGCGCCGCGCCGGGATCGTCACCGATGTGGAACTGACGGAACTTCGCTATGGCGGTCGCCCCGCCGCCGTCCTGCGCGCCACACGCGCCTTCCTGTTCGCGGTGCCGATCAACTGCATCTCGATCGGCTTCGTGATGCTGGCCATGCGCAAGGTCGTCGAGGCTCTCGGGCTCCTCCCGGACCTGTCCGGCTGGATGCCGGGAGACGAGCGCCTGTGGGCGGTCGTGGCCCTCTCCATCTTCGTGCTCGCCTACGCGAGCATCGCCGGGCTGTGGGGTGTCGTCGCGACGGACTTCTTCCAGTTCTTCCTCGCGCTCTTCGGGGCCATTCTCGTGGCCGCCTTCGCCCTGGCGGAAATCGGGGGGATCGCGGAACTCAAGGCTCAACTGGCCGCGGCGGGGCGGAGCGATGTACTGGGGATGGTCCCCCGGCCGGGGTCCGAGGCCCTCCCGTTCGGGACCTTCCTCGCCTACCTCGGCATCCAGTGGTGGGCCTTCCGCCGCTCCGACGGCGGGGGCGAGTTCGTGCAGCGCCTCCTCGCCTGCCGCACCGAAGCGGACGCCGAGCGCGCCGCATGGTGGTTCGTGTGGCTTCACTACGTGGTCCGTGCGTGGCCCTGGGTGCTCGTCGGACTCGTGGCCGTCGTGGTCTTCCCGGATCTGGCCGATCCCGATCTGGGGTATCCGATGCTCATGCTGCGCTACCTTCCCGCGGGTCTCCTGGGACTCGTCGTCGCGTCGTTCTTCGCCGCCTTCATGTCGACCGTCTCCACGCAGATCAACTGGGGCGCGAGCTATCTCGTGAACGACCTCTACGCCCGCTTCGTGGACCCGGACGCTCCGTCCGCGCGACTCGTCCTGCTGGGCCGGCTCGCTTCGGCCTGCATCGTTGCGGCCGCGACGGCGGCGGCGTTCTTCGCCGATGACATCGGGGCCCTGTTTCGCTTCATGATCGCCATCGGCACGGGGCCCGGGGCGGTGCTCATCCTGCGCTGGTTCTGGTGGCGGGTGAACGCGTGGGCCGAACTCGCCTCCATGCTCGCCGGCTTCGCCATCGCGCTCTGCTCCTATCTTCCCGCGTTCGGTGCGATGGAGTTCGGGACGCGGCTCGCGCTGACCGCCTTCGGCTCGGCGGCGGTCTGGCTTCCCGTGATGTGGTTCACCCGCCCGGAGGACGAGGCGACCCTGCTGAAGTTCTATCGGCGGGTGCGGCCCTCCGGGCCGGGCTGGCGGTCGATCCGCGAGCGCGCGGGTGTCGCTCCCGACTTCCCCCTCCACGAAGGGCTCCTGCGGACGGCGGGAGCCACGCTGCTCCTGTTCGGCGCGATGTTCGCCCTCGGAGCCATGCTGCTGCTCGAACCGCGAACCGCCGCCCTTTCCGCCGGTGTGGCCGCTCTGGGCGGCGCCGGGCTCTGGATCCTGCGCGCCCGGCGCTGA